A stretch of Bradyrhizobium sp. CCBAU 53338 DNA encodes these proteins:
- a CDS encoding adenylate/guanylate cyclase domain-containing protein, protein MKRKIAAIFAADIAGYSRLVAEDEEETLRRLASYRLVVDDFIAKAGGRIFNTAGDAVLAEFPSAVEAVRCAIDIQESLRTRNMAYPPSRQMSFRIGITIGDVVERDGDLLGDGVNIAARLEGLAEVGGICVSRAVHEQVANKLSVQFADIGAQEVKNIPTPVHAYMVAMRREDGTYATPQVKKVAKASPTPNWMWPLVVGVVSVVAIGVGGFLYFTKLETAEVGSTPATSTAAAPGSSPVAAPSPSPTPTQAAAAMPSAAARGKIPVDAVPFIGERQRAFLSNEYSAAGDYKAYALNIGGFFGSALNQPTEEAARNGAVDQCQKRADAAQSPRRCELYAVGNKVVYSHGSPPMPPQPWFRHDAITERAFVPKDLPMVREQARTRLENIYVQAAKSRSVALGPGGQYFWALGATSVDDAARRSLESCGAFAGAPCMTVVVDDVFVVPIPTLLKANGFFHAASNPSIVADARDDVARKLGDGMGWNAVAVGTAGRPGLGLKAANEQSAINSALADCVKHDSDCHVIAIGPFTVGPIN, encoded by the coding sequence ATGAAACGCAAGATCGCAGCGATTTTCGCAGCCGATATTGCCGGTTACTCGAGGCTGGTCGCGGAGGATGAAGAGGAGACGCTGCGGCGTCTGGCCTCCTATCGCCTGGTCGTTGACGATTTCATCGCCAAGGCCGGCGGGCGCATCTTCAATACCGCCGGCGACGCGGTGCTCGCGGAATTCCCGAGCGCGGTGGAAGCGGTGCGCTGCGCGATCGACATCCAGGAATCCCTGCGAACCCGCAACATGGCCTATCCGCCGAGCCGGCAGATGTCGTTCCGCATCGGCATCACCATCGGTGACGTCGTGGAGCGCGACGGCGATCTGCTCGGCGACGGCGTCAACATCGCAGCAAGGCTCGAAGGGCTCGCCGAGGTCGGCGGCATCTGCGTCTCCCGTGCGGTGCATGAACAGGTCGCCAACAAGCTGTCGGTCCAGTTCGCCGATATCGGTGCGCAGGAGGTGAAGAACATCCCGACGCCGGTGCACGCCTACATGGTGGCGATGCGGCGCGAGGACGGCACTTATGCCACGCCGCAGGTGAAGAAGGTCGCGAAGGCATCGCCCACGCCGAACTGGATGTGGCCGCTGGTCGTCGGCGTGGTCTCCGTCGTCGCGATCGGCGTCGGCGGCTTCCTCTATTTCACCAAACTCGAGACCGCGGAGGTCGGCTCGACCCCGGCAACGTCCACCGCAGCAGCACCGGGCTCGAGTCCGGTCGCCGCGCCATCACCCAGCCCGACGCCGACCCAGGCGGCTGCCGCTATGCCGTCGGCGGCAGCCCGCGGCAAGATCCCCGTGGACGCAGTGCCGTTCATCGGCGAGCGCCAGCGTGCCTTTCTCAGCAACGAATATTCGGCCGCCGGAGATTACAAGGCTTATGCCCTGAACATCGGCGGATTCTTCGGCTCCGCGCTCAATCAGCCGACCGAGGAGGCCGCCCGCAACGGCGCGGTCGACCAATGCCAGAAGCGCGCGGACGCCGCGCAATCGCCGCGGCGCTGCGAGCTCTACGCTGTCGGCAACAAGGTGGTCTACAGCCACGGCAGCCCGCCGATGCCGCCGCAACCCTGGTTTCGGCACGACGCCATCACCGAGCGCGCATTTGTGCCGAAGGACTTGCCGATGGTGCGTGAGCAAGCCAGAACCCGGCTCGAAAATATCTACGTGCAGGCGGCGAAATCGCGCTCGGTCGCGCTCGGCCCGGGCGGACAATATTTCTGGGCGCTGGGAGCAACCTCTGTCGACGACGCGGCGCGGCGTTCGCTGGAATCCTGCGGCGCGTTCGCGGGCGCGCCCTGTATGACTGTGGTGGTCGACGACGTCTTCGTCGTGCCGATCCCAACCCTGCTCAAGGCCAATGGCTTCTTCCACGCCGCGAGCAATCCCTCGATCGTCGCCGATGCGCGCGACGACGTCGCACGCAAGCTCGGCGACGGCATGGGCTGGAATGCGGTTGCGGTCGGCACCGCGGGCCGTCCGGGTCTCGGCCTGAAGGCTGCCAATGAGCAGTCCGCGATCAACTCCGCGCTCGCCGACTGCGTCAAGCACGACAGCGACTGCCACGTGATCGCGATCGGCCCGTTTACGGTGGGGCCGATTAATTAG
- a CDS encoding LacI family DNA-binding transcriptional regulator, with product MAEVAVRAGVSAMTVSRALKSDGAVSEETRQRILAAVEELGYVLDLSAGALSSKRTGFVAALIPSINNSNFSDTARGITEAIEGQGLQMLLGYTDYDIDKEEQLVRAMLTRRPDGIIVTDGRHTPKARRMLQSAGIPVVETWDLPADPIDHVVGFSNAEASRALVHRLYQKGYRNIAFIGGASRRDTRGADRRLGYKRAVEELGLPVGRTISFGNPPISMQQGGEAIVQLIEQWPDVDAAVCVSDLSAFGAIMECHRRGWAVPGRIAVAGFGDFEVSRCSWPRITTVAVDCRNIGLEAGSVLLRAIDDIRDGRRPGPETLIVPFEVIEREST from the coding sequence ATGGCTGAGGTGGCGGTGCGGGCGGGCGTTTCCGCCATGACCGTCTCGCGTGCGTTGAAGAGCGACGGCGCCGTCTCCGAGGAGACACGGCAGCGAATCCTCGCTGCCGTCGAAGAGCTCGGATATGTGCTCGACCTGTCTGCGGGCGCATTATCCTCGAAGCGGACGGGCTTCGTGGCGGCCCTCATCCCCTCCATCAACAACTCCAATTTCTCGGACACTGCGCGCGGCATCACCGAGGCGATCGAAGGCCAGGGGCTTCAAATGCTTCTCGGCTACACCGACTACGATATCGACAAGGAAGAGCAACTCGTGCGGGCCATGCTGACTCGCCGGCCCGACGGGATCATCGTCACCGACGGTCGCCACACACCGAAGGCGCGGCGGATGCTGCAATCCGCCGGCATTCCGGTGGTCGAGACCTGGGATTTGCCTGCCGACCCGATAGACCATGTCGTGGGCTTCTCCAACGCCGAAGCCTCGCGCGCGCTCGTGCATCGGCTTTACCAGAAGGGCTACCGCAACATTGCCTTCATCGGCGGCGCCAGCAGGCGCGACACGCGCGGCGCCGATCGCCGGCTCGGCTACAAGCGAGCCGTCGAGGAGCTCGGCCTGCCGGTCGGACGTACGATCTCGTTCGGCAATCCGCCAATCTCCATGCAACAGGGTGGCGAGGCCATCGTCCAGCTCATCGAGCAATGGCCGGATGTGGACGCCGCCGTTTGCGTCTCCGACCTGTCTGCCTTTGGCGCGATCATGGAATGCCACCGCCGCGGTTGGGCAGTCCCCGGCCGGATCGCGGTGGCCGGCTTCGGCGACTTCGAGGTCTCGCGTTGTTCCTGGCCGAGGATCACGACCGTCGCCGTCGATTGCCGCAATATCGGACTGGAAGCCGGCAGCGTCCTGTTACGCGCCATCGACGACATCAGGGATGGTCGCAGACCAGGGCCCGAGACGTTGATCGTCCCCTTTGAGGTCATCGAGCGCGAAAGCACCTGA
- a CDS encoding sugar ABC transporter ATP-binding protein: MAPGALRFDGVVKSFGGTRALKGVSFGVKRGEVVALLGENGAGKSTLIKVLGGIHRPDAGAVTIAGEPYHHAPGGRADHQPVAFIHQDLGLVEWMTVAENVGLAQGFPRARPFGLIDWRSAEARATRALALVGCDIDPTTRVANLSRTEKSLVAIARALVVNCDFLVLDEPTASLPADEVERLFAALRRLREQGVGMIYVSHRLDEIFRIADRVVVLRDGQLVGEKAIGETSPEDLVRLIVGRPLLDMFEKAASHSGKTRVTVRGLITPKSGPVDFDVREGELLGLVGLRGAGQEDVGRALFGAVAHCGEILVDGTAPDLSSPMTAMAGGIGLVARDRTEESIAASLSIRENAFLNPGASGRGLFDVLAPRREAEEAVKLGALVGLRPNDPHLAIEGLSGGNQQKVVVGRWLATGRKLLVAEDPTAGVDVGAKAEIYRLIARAITEGLAVVAVSTDFEEVAHICHRALVFNRGRIITEIAGDRLTTEALITAASASEAA, encoded by the coding sequence ATGGCACCGGGTGCACTGCGCTTCGATGGGGTCGTCAAGTCGTTCGGCGGCACTCGCGCGCTCAAAGGCGTCAGCTTCGGCGTCAAGCGCGGCGAAGTCGTCGCCCTGCTCGGCGAGAACGGCGCGGGCAAGTCGACCCTCATCAAGGTGCTCGGCGGCATCCATCGTCCGGACGCCGGCGCGGTGACGATCGCAGGCGAGCCCTATCACCATGCGCCCGGCGGCCGCGCCGACCACCAACCCGTCGCCTTCATCCATCAGGATCTCGGCCTGGTCGAATGGATGACGGTGGCGGAGAATGTCGGGCTCGCCCAGGGCTTTCCGCGCGCGCGGCCGTTCGGCCTCATCGACTGGCGCAGCGCCGAGGCGCGCGCGACCAGGGCGCTCGCGCTCGTCGGCTGTGATATCGACCCGACCACGCGCGTTGCGAACCTGTCGCGCACCGAGAAGTCGCTGGTCGCCATCGCCCGCGCGCTCGTCGTCAATTGCGATTTCCTCGTGCTCGACGAGCCGACGGCGAGCTTGCCTGCCGATGAGGTGGAGCGCCTGTTCGCGGCGCTGCGGCGTCTGCGCGAACAGGGCGTAGGCATGATCTATGTGTCACACCGGCTCGACGAGATCTTCCGCATCGCTGACCGCGTCGTCGTGCTGCGCGACGGCCAGCTCGTCGGCGAGAAGGCAATCGGCGAGACTTCGCCCGAGGATCTGGTGCGGCTGATCGTCGGCAGACCCCTGCTCGACATGTTCGAGAAAGCGGCTTCCCACTCCGGCAAGACCCGCGTCACGGTGCGCGGACTGATCACCCCGAAGTCCGGCCCCGTGGATTTCGACGTGCGCGAGGGCGAACTCCTCGGCCTCGTGGGCTTGCGCGGCGCGGGTCAGGAGGACGTCGGCCGCGCGCTGTTCGGCGCGGTCGCGCATTGCGGCGAGATCCTGGTCGACGGCACGGCGCCGGATCTGTCCAGCCCGATGACGGCCATGGCCGGCGGCATTGGTCTGGTCGCGCGCGACCGAACGGAGGAATCGATCGCAGCGTCGTTGTCGATCCGCGAGAATGCCTTCCTCAACCCGGGCGCCTCGGGACGCGGCCTGTTCGATGTGCTCGCACCACGCCGCGAGGCGGAAGAGGCGGTCAAGCTCGGCGCCCTCGTGGGCCTGCGGCCCAATGATCCGCATCTCGCGATCGAGGGTCTGTCCGGTGGCAACCAGCAGAAGGTCGTCGTCGGCCGTTGGCTCGCCACGGGCCGCAAGCTGCTTGTGGCCGAGGATCCGACTGCCGGCGTCGACGTCGGCGCCAAAGCCGAGATCTATCGGCTGATCGCGCGCGCCATCACCGAAGGACTTGCTGTCGTCGCCGTCTCCACCGATTTCGAGGAAGTTGCGCATATCTGCCATCGCGCGCTCGTCTTCAACCGCGGCCGGATCATCACCGAGATCGCAGGAGACAGACTGACGACCGAAGCCCTGATCACTGCCGCGTCGGCCTCCGAGGCCGCGTAA
- the atpA gene encoding F0F1 ATP synthase subunit alpha, translated as MDIRAAEISAILKDQIKNFGQEAEVSEVGQVLSVGDGIARVYGLDNVQAGEMVEFENGTRGMALNLETDNVGVVIFGADREIKEGQTVKRTRAIVDAPVGKGLLGRVVDALGNPIDGKGPIQADKRMRVDVKAPGIIPRKSVSEPMATGLKAIDALIPIGRGQRELIIGDRQTGKTAIALDTILNQKPLNAQPDENIKLYCVYVAVGQKRSTVAQFVKVLEEQGALEYSIVVAATASDPAPMQYIAPFTACTMGEFFRDNGMHAVIIYDDLSKQAVAYRQMSLLLRRPPGREAYPGDVFYLHSRLLERAAKLSKDHGSGSLTALPVIETQANDVSAYIPTNVISITDGQIFLETDLFFQGIRPAVNVGLSVSRVGSSAQTKATKKVAGKIKGELAQYREMAAFAQFGSDLDASTQRLLNRGSRLTELLKQPQFSPLKMEEQVCVIWAGTNGYLDPLPVNKVRAFEDGLLSLLRGKNVEILNSIRDSRDLSDDTAAKLKSVVEGFAKSFA; from the coding sequence ATGGACATCCGCGCCGCGGAAATTTCCGCGATCCTCAAGGACCAGATCAAGAATTTCGGCCAGGAAGCTGAAGTCTCCGAAGTCGGACAGGTGCTGTCCGTCGGCGACGGTATCGCCCGCGTTTACGGTCTGGACAACGTCCAGGCCGGTGAAATGGTCGAGTTCGAGAACGGCACCCGCGGCATGGCGCTGAACCTCGAAACCGACAACGTCGGTGTCGTTATCTTCGGTGCCGACCGCGAGATCAAGGAAGGCCAGACCGTCAAGCGTACCCGCGCCATCGTGGACGCGCCGGTCGGCAAGGGCCTGCTCGGCCGCGTCGTCGACGCGCTCGGCAATCCGATCGACGGCAAGGGCCCGATCCAGGCCGACAAGCGCATGCGCGTCGACGTCAAGGCGCCCGGCATCATTCCGCGCAAGTCGGTGAGCGAGCCGATGGCGACCGGCCTCAAGGCGATCGACGCCCTGATCCCGATCGGCCGCGGCCAGCGTGAGTTGATCATCGGCGACCGTCAGACCGGCAAGACCGCGATCGCGCTCGACACCATTCTGAACCAGAAGCCGCTCAACGCGCAGCCCGACGAGAACATCAAGCTGTACTGCGTCTACGTCGCAGTCGGTCAGAAGCGTTCGACCGTCGCCCAGTTCGTGAAGGTGCTGGAAGAGCAGGGCGCGCTCGAATACTCGATCGTCGTCGCCGCCACCGCCTCGGATCCGGCGCCGATGCAGTACATCGCGCCCTTTACCGCCTGCACCATGGGCGAGTTCTTCCGCGATAACGGCATGCACGCCGTCATCATCTATGACGATCTGTCCAAGCAGGCCGTCGCCTACCGCCAGATGTCGCTGCTGCTGCGCCGTCCGCCTGGCCGCGAAGCTTATCCGGGCGACGTGTTCTATCTGCACTCCCGCCTGCTCGAGCGCGCGGCGAAGCTCAGCAAGGACCATGGGTCCGGCTCGCTGACCGCGCTGCCGGTCATCGAAACCCAGGCCAACGACGTGTCGGCCTACATCCCGACCAACGTCATCTCGATCACCGACGGCCAGATCTTCCTGGAAACCGACCTGTTCTTCCAAGGCATCCGTCCCGCGGTGAACGTCGGTCTGTCGGTGTCGCGCGTCGGCTCGTCCGCGCAGACCAAGGCCACCAAGAAGGTCGCCGGCAAGATCAAGGGCGAGCTCGCGCAGTACCGCGAAATGGCGGCGTTCGCGCAGTTCGGCTCCGACCTCGACGCCTCGACCCAGCGCCTGCTGAATCGCGGTTCGCGCCTCACCGAGCTCCTGAAGCAGCCGCAGTTCTCGCCGCTGAAGATGGAAGAGCAGGTCTGCGTGATCTGGGCCGGCACCAATGGCTATCTCGACCCGCTTCCGGTCAACAAGGTGCGCGCGTTCGAGGATGGTCTGCTCTCGTTGCTCCGCGGCAAGAACGTCGAGATCCTCAATTCGATCCGCGACAGCCGCGATCTCTCCGACGACACCGCCGCCAAGCTGAAGTCGGTGGTCGAGGGTTTCGCGAAGAGCTTCGCGTAA
- a CDS encoding F0F1 ATP synthase subunit gamma, with protein sequence MASLKDMRVRIASTKATQKITKAMQMVAASKLRRAQTAAEAARPYADKMSAVISNIASAAAGSPGAPALLAGTGRDQVHLLLVCTGERGLSGAFNSSIVRLARERAQALMAQGKEVKFFCVGRKGYEQLRRLFDKQIVEHLDLRSVRQLGFVNAEDIAKKVLARFDNGEFDVCTLFYSRFRSVIAQIPTAQQVIPLVVEEGAAAGTTSYEYEPEEDEILTRLLPRNLAVQIFRALLENNASFYGAQMSAMDNATRNAGEMIRKQTLVYNRTRQAQITKELIEIISGAEAV encoded by the coding sequence ATGGCGTCACTTAAAGACATGCGCGTCCGCATCGCCTCCACCAAGGCGACGCAAAAGATCACCAAGGCCATGCAGATGGTCGCGGCCTCGAAGCTGCGCCGCGCGCAGACCGCCGCGGAAGCTGCACGTCCCTATGCCGACAAGATGAGCGCGGTGATCTCCAACATCGCCAGCGCCGCGGCGGGTTCGCCCGGCGCGCCGGCGCTGCTGGCCGGCACCGGCCGCGACCAGGTCCATTTGCTGCTGGTCTGCACCGGCGAGCGCGGGCTGTCCGGCGCCTTCAACTCCTCGATCGTGCGGCTCGCCCGCGAGCGTGCGCAGGCGCTGATGGCGCAGGGCAAGGAAGTGAAATTCTTCTGCGTCGGCCGCAAGGGTTACGAGCAGCTCCGCCGCCTGTTCGACAAGCAGATCGTCGAGCATCTCGACCTGCGCAGCGTTCGTCAGCTCGGTTTCGTCAATGCCGAGGACATCGCCAAGAAGGTTCTGGCGCGGTTCGATAACGGCGAGTTCGACGTCTGCACGCTGTTCTACTCGCGCTTCCGTTCGGTGATCGCGCAGATCCCGACTGCCCAGCAGGTTATCCCGCTGGTGGTCGAGGAGGGCGCAGCCGCCGGCACCACGTCTTACGAATACGAGCCGGAAGAGGATGAGATTCTCACCCGTCTTCTGCCGCGCAACCTCGCGGTTCAGATCTTCCGCGCGCTGCTCGAGAACAACGCCTCGTTCTACGGTGCTCAGATGAGCGCGATGGACAACGCGACGCGCAACGCCGGTGAGATGATCCGCAAGCAGACGCTGGTCTACAACCGCACGCGTCAGGCGCAGATCACCAAGGAACTGATCGAAATCATCTCGGGTGCCGAGGCCGTCTGA
- a CDS encoding F0F1 ATP synthase subunit epsilon has product MATFHFDLVSPEKLAFSGEVDQVDVPGVEGDFGVLAGHAPVVAAIRPGILTITTGGKHEKVIVLGGLAEVSEKGLTVLADVATSLDELDRAQFAETISEMEEKLKEHEGDELDRAIEWLDHYKSIQQQVSSTAMH; this is encoded by the coding sequence ATGGCCACCTTCCACTTCGATCTCGTCTCTCCTGAAAAGCTCGCGTTCTCGGGCGAAGTCGACCAGGTCGACGTTCCCGGCGTCGAGGGTGACTTCGGCGTGCTGGCTGGTCATGCGCCGGTCGTGGCTGCGATTCGCCCGGGCATCCTCACCATCACCACGGGTGGCAAGCACGAGAAGGTCATCGTGCTCGGCGGTCTCGCCGAAGTTTCCGAAAAGGGCCTGACCGTGCTCGCCGACGTCGCGACATCGCTGGACGAGCTCGATCGCGCCCAGTTCGCCGAGACCATCTCGGAGATGGAAGAAAAGCTGAAAGAGCACGAGGGCGACGAACTCGATCGGGCGATCGAGTGGCTCGACCACTACAAGAGCATCCAGCAGCAGGTCAGTTCGACCGCGATGCACTAA
- a CDS encoding F0F1 ATP synthase subunit delta — MAAEDTSVSGVSGRYATALFELARDQKVVDEVKADLDKFEALLNESADLKRLVRSPVFAADAQTKALSAVLDKAGIAGISANFLKVLTSNRRLFAVADVIRAYRALVSKFKGEATADVTVAEALSDKNLDALKVALKSVTGKDVALNVKIDPSIIGGLVVKLGSRMIDSSLRTKLNSIKHAMKEAG, encoded by the coding sequence GTGGCTGCAGAAGATACGTCCGTTTCCGGTGTGTCGGGCCGTTATGCAACGGCCTTGTTTGAACTGGCCCGCGACCAGAAAGTGGTCGACGAGGTCAAAGCCGATCTCGACAAGTTCGAGGCTCTGTTGAACGAAAGCGCTGATCTCAAGCGCCTCGTCCGCAGTCCGGTTTTCGCGGCCGACGCCCAGACCAAGGCCCTCTCGGCCGTTCTGGACAAGGCCGGTATTGCCGGCATCTCCGCCAATTTCCTGAAAGTGCTGACCTCCAACCGCCGCCTGTTCGCGGTGGCTGACGTCATCCGCGCCTATCGCGCCCTCGTCTCCAAGTTCAAGGGCGAGGCGACCGCGGACGTGACCGTGGCGGAAGCGCTCTCGGACAAGAATCTCGACGCCCTCAAGGTTGCCCTGAAGTCGGTGACCGGCAAGGACGTCGCGCTCAACGTGAAGATCGATCCCTCGATCATCGGTGGCCTCGTCGTGAAGCTTGGCAGCCGCATGATCGATAGTTCGCTTCGCACCAAACTCAATTCGATCAAGCACGCGATGAAAGAGGCAGGCTGA
- a CDS encoding ABC transporter permease codes for MNSIESNALEPTRADLAGASRSQKVTRLLPVYGLPIITAALIALFSILLPNTFPTLLNLRSIVSDKSIIAMLSLAAMIPMAAGKIDLTVGYGIVLWHILVISLQVAFGLPWPVAVLVVICLGAFTGLLNGLLVEIARIDSFIATLGTGTVLYALALWHTGGRQVVAMLPDGFLALNGTMVFGLPITGFYVLVLAVAMWLMFEYLPLGRYIYAIGANPKTAALNGIPVQRFTVGAFMASGILTAVTGVLLASKLRIGQASVGLEYLLPALVGAFLGSTTIKPGRVNVWGTIVGVAVLAVGIAGIQQFGGSFWVEPLFNGLTLLAAIGMAGYAQRKRGAVAKVPVGAPDRKA; via the coding sequence ATGAATTCGATCGAATCGAACGCACTGGAACCGACGCGCGCGGATCTCGCCGGCGCGTCGCGGTCGCAGAAGGTCACGCGGCTGCTGCCGGTCTACGGCCTGCCGATCATCACGGCAGCGCTGATCGCGCTGTTCTCGATCCTGTTGCCCAACACGTTTCCGACGCTGCTCAACCTGCGCTCGATCGTTTCCGACAAGTCGATCATCGCCATGCTGTCGCTTGCGGCGATGATCCCGATGGCCGCGGGCAAGATCGACCTCACGGTCGGTTATGGTATCGTGCTCTGGCACATCCTGGTGATCAGCCTGCAAGTCGCCTTCGGCCTGCCCTGGCCGGTCGCGGTTCTCGTCGTCATCTGCCTCGGTGCCTTCACCGGCCTCCTCAACGGCCTGTTGGTCGAAATCGCGCGCATCGACAGCTTCATCGCCACGCTCGGCACCGGCACGGTGCTTTATGCGCTCGCGCTTTGGCACACTGGCGGCCGGCAGGTCGTCGCGATGCTGCCGGATGGGTTCCTTGCCCTCAACGGCACGATGGTGTTCGGCTTGCCGATCACCGGCTTCTACGTGCTCGTGCTCGCGGTGGCGATGTGGCTGATGTTCGAATATCTGCCGCTCGGCCGCTACATCTACGCGATCGGCGCCAATCCGAAGACGGCCGCGCTCAACGGCATTCCGGTGCAGCGCTTTACAGTCGGTGCCTTCATGGCGTCGGGCATCCTCACTGCTGTCACCGGCGTTCTGCTCGCCTCGAAGCTGCGCATCGGCCAGGCAAGCGTTGGCCTCGAATATCTCCTGCCCGCCCTCGTCGGCGCCTTCCTCGGTTCGACCACCATCAAGCCCGGCCGCGTCAATGTCTGGGGCACCATCGTCGGCGTCGCGGTGCTCGCGGTCGGCATCGCCGGCATTCAGCAGTTCGGCGGCTCCTTCTGGGTCGAGCCGCTCTTCAACGGCCTCACCCTGCTCGCCGCAATCGGAATGGCCGGATACGCGCAGAGGAAGCGCGGTGCCGTTGCGAAGGTCCCGGTCGGCGCACCCGATCGCAAGGCTTGA
- the atpD gene encoding F0F1 ATP synthase subunit beta — MAAQSGRVTQVIGAVVDVQFEGHLPAILNSLETKNGGNRLVLEVAQHLGESTVRTIAMDTTEGLVRGQEVTDTGSPIRVPVGEGTLGRIINVIGEPIDEAGPVKSEGLRAIHQEAPTYTDQSTEAEILVTGIKVVDLLAPYAKGGKIGLFGGAGVGKTVLIQELINNVAKAHGGYSVFAGVGERTREGNDLYHEFIESKVNADPKNPDPSVKSKCALVFGQMNEPPGARARVALTGLTIAEDFRDKGQDVLFFVDNIFRFTQAGSEVSALLGRIPSAVGYQPTLATDMGTLQERITTTQKGSITSVQAIYVPADDLTDPAPATSFAHLDATTTLSRSIAEKGIYPAVDPLDSTSRMLSPLVVGEEHYAVARQVQQVLQRYKALQDIIAILGMDELSEEDKLTVARARKVERFMSQPFHVAEIFTGSPGKFVDLADTIKGFKGLVEGKYDHLPEAAFYMVGTIEEAVEKGKKLAAEAA, encoded by the coding sequence ATGGCAGCCCAGTCCGGTCGCGTCACCCAGGTCATCGGCGCCGTCGTCGACGTGCAGTTCGAAGGCCACCTGCCGGCCATTCTCAATTCGCTCGAGACCAAGAACGGCGGCAACCGCCTGGTGCTCGAAGTCGCCCAGCATCTCGGTGAATCGACCGTCCGCACCATTGCGATGGACACCACCGAAGGTCTGGTCCGCGGCCAGGAAGTGACCGACACCGGTTCGCCGATCCGCGTTCCCGTCGGTGAAGGCACGCTCGGCCGCATCATCAACGTCATCGGCGAGCCGATCGATGAAGCCGGTCCCGTCAAGTCGGAAGGCCTGCGCGCGATCCATCAGGAAGCGCCCACCTACACCGACCAGTCGACCGAAGCTGAAATCCTTGTCACCGGCATCAAGGTCGTCGACCTGCTCGCTCCGTATGCCAAGGGCGGCAAGATCGGCCTGTTCGGCGGCGCCGGCGTCGGCAAGACCGTGCTGATTCAGGAGCTGATCAACAACGTCGCGAAGGCGCACGGCGGTTACTCCGTGTTCGCCGGCGTCGGCGAGCGTACCCGCGAAGGCAACGACCTCTATCACGAGTTCATCGAGTCCAAGGTCAACGCCGATCCGAAGAATCCGGATCCGAGCGTGAAGTCGAAGTGCGCGCTGGTGTTCGGCCAGATGAACGAGCCGCCGGGCGCCCGCGCCCGCGTCGCGCTCACCGGTCTGACCATCGCGGAAGATTTCCGCGACAAGGGCCAGGACGTGCTGTTCTTCGTCGACAACATCTTCCGCTTCACCCAGGCCGGCTCCGAAGTGTCGGCGCTGCTCGGTCGTATTCCTTCGGCGGTGGGTTACCAGCCGACGCTGGCGACCGACATGGGCACGCTGCAGGAGCGCATCACCACCACGCAGAAGGGCTCGATCACCTCGGTGCAGGCCATCTACGTTCCGGCCGACGACTTGACCGACCCGGCGCCGGCGACCTCGTTCGCGCATTTGGACGCGACCACCACGCTGTCGCGCTCGATCGCCGAAAAGGGCATCTATCCGGCGGTGGATCCGCTCGACTCGACCTCGCGCATGCTCTCCCCGCTGGTCGTCGGCGAGGAGCACTACGCGGTCGCCCGTCAGGTCCAGCAGGTGCTGCAGCGCTACAAGGCGCTCCAGGACATCATCGCCATTCTCGGCATGGACGAGCTTTCGGAAGAGGACAAGCTGACCGTGGCCCGCGCCCGCAAGGTCGAGCGCTTCATGTCGCAGCCGTTCCACGTCGCCGAAATCTTCACGGGCTCGCCGGGCAAGTTCGTCGACCTCGCCGACACCATCAAGGGCTTCAAGGGCCTGGTGGAAGGCAAGTATGACCACCTGCCGGAAGCCGCCTTCTACATGGTCGGCACCATCGAAGAGGCGGTCGAGAAGGGCAAGAAGCTGGCGGCCGAGGCCGCCTAA